One Actinoplanes missouriensis 431 DNA segment encodes these proteins:
- a CDS encoding immunity 53 family protein: MTGQDLQFHYDGPDALTWLQGWYTTQCDGEWEHEYGVSIETLDNPGWFLKVDLQATAMDGLKFPKHEVHRSKHDWLIARVVDNRFEVACGPLNLSEAIHQFRVWVADGDHGNS; encoded by the coding sequence GTGACCGGACAAGATCTCCAGTTCCACTACGACGGGCCTGACGCCTTGACGTGGCTTCAGGGGTGGTACACCACCCAGTGCGATGGAGAGTGGGAACACGAGTACGGCGTGTCGATCGAGACGCTCGACAATCCTGGCTGGTTCCTGAAAGTCGACCTGCAGGCAACTGCGATGGACGGCCTGAAGTTCCCTAAGCATGAAGTCCACCGCAGCAAGCACGACTGGCTCATTGCCCGCGTGGTCGACAACCGCTTCGAGGTGGCATGCGGACCGCTCAATCTCAGTGAAGCCATCCACCAGTTCCGGGTCTGGGTTGCCGATGGAGACCACGGTAATTCTTGA
- a CDS encoding universal stress protein has protein sequence MAGLIVVGVDGTDTSMRAAAYAVGLARRQDARLVGVYVRPFASSMVSIADTYGSAVASEVEAQNEVESQFRDTVVRERPRLGVDFELVVRHGDPFAELCRVACERAADAVIVGRSEQPLHRFAGSVAQRLTRCGRWPVTVVP, from the coding sequence ATGGCCGGACTGATCGTCGTGGGCGTCGATGGCACCGACACGTCGATGCGGGCGGCCGCCTACGCCGTCGGCCTGGCCCGCCGGCAGGACGCCCGGCTGGTCGGCGTCTACGTCCGGCCGTTCGCGAGCAGCATGGTCTCGATCGCCGACACCTACGGTTCCGCGGTCGCTTCCGAGGTCGAGGCGCAGAACGAGGTGGAGAGCCAGTTCCGTGACACGGTGGTGCGCGAGCGCCCGCGCCTCGGCGTCGACTTCGAGCTGGTGGTGCGGCACGGTGACCCGTTCGCCGAGCTCTGCCGGGTGGCCTGTGAGAGAGCCGCCGACGCGGTGATCGTGGGCCGCTCCGAGCAACCCCTGCACCGGTTCGCCGGCTCGGTGGCGCAGCGCCTGACCCGCTGCGGCCGCTGGCCGGTGACCGTCGTCCCCTGA
- a CDS encoding FIST signal transduction protein, with translation MHSRAGEPSRWMGVGHSASAEAETAGKDAAAQAAGGREPGLLIVFSSTGYDFDRLLDGVRGEAGAGTAIIGCTTTGGIAGGPGGADAGVVVTALGGSGLEVRTAVGRDVSARPQEAGADAAAGVAGLTREHRAGLLLCDGLAGVQHEVVRGAYSVVSAVVPLVGGCAGDDMTFRRTHQFIGDRDGVEVLTDAVVGLGLGSDARIGVGIAHGWQKQGEPMVVTRSDKGRLYELDGDPALDVYLQRLRADRSLAADGQAFQNASFAKPLGLSRRTGEDIRTAHAADLKDGSLVFIADVPQGALVWEMATDEDALIAAGAESCRQAVDALDGAGVAGVLVFDCGIRKARLGPEGVAQEIAAMEQAIAGAPMAGFYTYGEVARTRGARGMHFLTVVTLAVA, from the coding sequence ATGCACAGTCGGGCCGGGGAGCCGTCGCGCTGGATGGGCGTGGGGCACAGCGCGAGCGCGGAGGCGGAGACCGCCGGCAAGGACGCCGCGGCGCAGGCCGCCGGCGGGCGGGAGCCGGGTCTGCTGATCGTCTTCTCCTCCACCGGGTACGACTTCGACCGCCTGCTCGACGGCGTCCGCGGGGAGGCCGGCGCGGGCACCGCCATCATCGGCTGCACCACCACCGGCGGGATCGCCGGCGGACCCGGCGGCGCCGATGCCGGGGTCGTCGTGACGGCCCTGGGCGGATCCGGTCTGGAGGTCCGCACCGCGGTCGGGCGGGACGTCTCGGCCCGGCCGCAGGAGGCCGGCGCCGACGCTGCTGCCGGGGTGGCCGGGCTGACCCGGGAGCACCGGGCCGGGCTGCTGCTCTGCGACGGGCTCGCCGGGGTGCAGCACGAGGTGGTGCGCGGGGCGTACTCGGTGGTGAGCGCGGTGGTGCCGCTGGTCGGCGGATGCGCCGGGGACGACATGACGTTCCGCCGCACCCACCAGTTCATCGGCGACCGCGACGGCGTGGAGGTGCTGACCGACGCGGTCGTCGGGCTCGGCCTCGGCTCCGACGCGCGGATCGGCGTCGGCATCGCGCACGGCTGGCAGAAGCAGGGCGAGCCGATGGTGGTGACCCGCAGCGACAAGGGCCGCCTGTACGAGCTCGACGGCGATCCGGCCCTCGACGTCTACCTGCAACGCCTCCGGGCCGACCGTTCGCTGGCCGCCGACGGGCAGGCGTTCCAGAACGCCTCCTTCGCCAAACCGCTGGGGCTGTCCCGGCGTACCGGGGAGGACATCCGCACCGCCCACGCCGCCGACCTGAAGGACGGCTCGCTGGTGTTCATCGCCGACGTGCCGCAGGGTGCGCTGGTGTGGGAGATGGCCACCGACGAGGACGCGCTGATCGCCGCCGGCGCGGAGTCGTGCCGCCAGGCGGTCGACGCGCTCGACGGCGCCGGGGTGGCCGGTGTGCTCGTCTTCGACTGCGGCATCCGCAAGGCCCGGCTCGGCCCCGAGGGCGTCGCGCAGGAGATCGCCGCCATGGAGCAGGCGATCGCCGGGGCTCCGATGGCCGGCTTCTACACGTACGGCGAGGTCGCCCGCACCCGGGGCGCCCGCGGCATGCACTTCCTGACCGTCGTGACGCTCGCGGTCGCCTGA